Proteins from one Leptospira wolffii serovar Khorat str. Khorat-H2 genomic window:
- a CDS encoding ankyrin repeat domain-containing protein, whose amino-acid sequence MSDIFQMIAAGQKAKVIYSLRENPELASKPNAEGITPLLFAIYYGKEDIVQSYLGTGIPLNLFEATALGKEERVRELVEKDPSLVRSYSPDGWTPLHLAAHYGRLPLIEYLLEKGADIHAKSKSKLSIGNTALHSAVAAWKEEAVALLLEKGADPNFTQEGGFSALHIAASRQGNQNIVSLLLKKGANPDLKTDDGKTARDIAAERGVAFQA is encoded by the coding sequence ATTTCCGATATCTTTCAGATGATTGCCGCCGGCCAGAAAGCTAAGGTCATTTATTCTCTTCGGGAAAATCCGGAATTGGCTTCCAAGCCTAATGCAGAAGGGATCACTCCCTTGCTTTTCGCGATCTATTACGGAAAAGAGGACATCGTTCAGTCCTATTTGGGGACTGGGATTCCTTTGAATCTTTTCGAGGCCACCGCTTTGGGAAAAGAGGAGCGGGTCCGGGAACTTGTGGAAAAGGATCCTTCTCTCGTTCGCTCCTATAGTCCGGACGGATGGACCCCTTTGCACCTGGCAGCTCATTACGGACGCCTTCCTCTCATCGAATATTTGCTGGAAAAGGGCGCGGATATTCACGCTAAATCCAAAAGTAAACTTTCCATCGGCAATACCGCTTTGCATTCCGCGGTTGCCGCTTGGAAAGAGGAAGCGGTAGCACTCCTATTGGAAAAAGGCGCGGATCCGAATTTTACGCAAGAAGGCGGATTCTCCGCTTTGCATATCGCGGCCTCGCGACAAGGAAACCAAAATATAGTATCCTTACTTTTGAAGAAAGGTGCCAACCCGGATCTCAAGACGGACGACGGAAAGACCGCCAGGGATATCGCCGCAGAAAGAGGCGTGGCTTTTCAGGCCTGA
- a CDS encoding TonB-dependent receptor plug domain-containing protein, translated as MLYGKNKESKENRLPLSVRLFLLCAVLFSDSVFSEDNPASESSPVKVVAKTSGGKQPDNFRKNPSGFQTSIDLDQYNARYTNLPDVLEREAGIRIRRYGGLGSYSTLSLRGTNPNQSRIYIDGVPFNNTQGGEVNLADLPFDNLQSIEVYRSGAPVGFSGSAIGGSVNLVTRSGGGPPKTRINIGAGSFNTGKGTLTHTGNYGGIGTSLFFLGEKSDQNFSYLNNHGTTLVNPWDDTVDKRRNAQYERTAGMIGLNGEIGNTKIKFWNDLNYRFHGIPGPASNQTLQVHRRYLKNTSSIGTDTKGLFDGLLRIETRAFTTFANDDLFDPKSEFSKGTPNSSAITRQSGIQFTPTFYLLDYHQILRFHFGLEKETFDRTRSTVQNVDMKYEPGKSRTYTTVQIEDEIRFFEGKLVLTPGVSWDTYKDRFQTDEPWYRREDPLASSTKTTRFSNPKAGLLWKILEKEEYGLDFKANISKQNRIPSFLELFGEVGTIIANDSLKPEKSDNGDLGFTGKYKKGNWSTNTTVSYFRKRIRDMILFLPNSQFTLRPENVDSARIDGAEFSHKTEYKGWKFLVEYTYQEAINTSPAPYLNGKYLPLRPRHEISSTLAYRTKRWELGFEGVYVGAVFKDRTNEYVNYQPARQIWNAYLTMVLYTSTEETEKDSKEEKSPRELLLSLDLRNMGDKRVEDIVGYPLPGRNWFLTLSGRF; from the coding sequence GTGTTGTACGGAAAGAATAAGGAATCAAAAGAAAATCGGTTGCCTCTATCGGTTCGACTATTCTTACTTTGCGCCGTCCTATTCTCCGACTCCGTTTTTTCAGAGGACAATCCCGCTTCCGAATCCTCTCCCGTCAAGGTCGTAGCCAAGACCTCGGGAGGTAAACAACCGGATAATTTCAGAAAGAATCCGTCGGGATTCCAGACGTCAATCGATTTGGACCAATACAATGCACGTTATACGAATCTTCCTGACGTATTGGAAAGGGAGGCCGGGATACGGATACGTAGATACGGAGGACTGGGTTCCTATTCTACTCTATCCTTAAGAGGAACGAATCCGAATCAGAGTAGGATCTATATAGACGGCGTTCCCTTTAATAATACCCAAGGAGGCGAGGTCAATTTGGCCGATCTTCCTTTCGATAATCTTCAGAGTATAGAAGTGTATCGTAGTGGGGCGCCCGTCGGATTCTCCGGTTCCGCCATCGGCGGTAGCGTGAATCTGGTGACTCGATCCGGCGGAGGACCTCCTAAGACTAGAATCAATATAGGTGCAGGTAGTTTCAATACCGGAAAAGGAACTCTGACTCATACGGGCAACTACGGCGGGATAGGGACTAGCCTATTCTTCCTGGGAGAGAAGTCCGACCAAAACTTTTCCTATCTGAATAACCACGGAACTACGTTAGTCAATCCTTGGGACGATACGGTGGATAAGAGAAGGAACGCACAGTATGAAAGAACTGCGGGGATGATCGGTCTGAACGGAGAGATAGGAAACACCAAGATCAAATTCTGGAACGATTTGAATTATCGTTTTCACGGAATTCCAGGGCCTGCGAGTAACCAGACTCTACAGGTCCATCGCCGTTATCTCAAGAATACTTCCTCCATCGGAACGGATACCAAGGGTTTATTCGACGGACTTTTAAGAATCGAAACTAGGGCCTTCACCACTTTCGCGAACGACGATCTTTTCGATCCAAAGTCCGAATTTTCCAAAGGAACCCCGAATTCCTCGGCGATCACAAGGCAATCCGGGATCCAATTCACTCCCACGTTTTATCTATTAGATTATCATCAAATACTTCGTTTTCATTTCGGATTGGAAAAGGAGACTTTCGATCGCACACGTAGCACGGTTCAGAATGTGGACATGAAATACGAACCGGGAAAATCCAGAACCTACACCACGGTTCAGATCGAAGACGAGATCCGTTTCTTCGAAGGAAAATTGGTCCTCACTCCCGGAGTCTCCTGGGATACCTATAAGGACAGATTCCAAACGGACGAACCTTGGTATAGAAGAGAGGATCCTCTCGCATCCTCTACCAAGACCACCCGCTTCTCGAATCCCAAGGCGGGGTTATTATGGAAGATATTGGAAAAAGAAGAATACGGCCTGGACTTCAAGGCGAATATTTCCAAGCAAAATCGGATTCCTAGTTTTCTGGAACTTTTCGGAGAAGTGGGCACGATCATCGCCAACGATTCCTTGAAGCCGGAAAAGAGCGATAACGGGGATCTGGGGTTTACCGGAAAATATAAGAAAGGGAATTGGAGCACGAATACCACAGTTTCCTATTTTAGAAAAAGAATCCGGGATATGATTCTATTCTTACCCAACTCTCAGTTTACTCTTAGGCCGGAGAATGTGGACTCCGCCCGTATAGACGGAGCCGAATTCTCCCATAAAACCGAATACAAGGGTTGGAAATTTCTAGTGGAATACACCTACCAGGAAGCGATCAACACTTCTCCCGCTCCTTATTTAAACGGAAAATATTTGCCCTTGCGCCCTAGACACGAGATTTCCTCCACCTTGGCTTATCGTACAAAAAGATGGGAGTTAGGATTCGAAGGCGTTTATGTCGGTGCCGTTTTCAAGGACAGAACCAACGAATATGTGAATTACCAACCCGCCAGACAGATTTGGAACGCCTATCTGACTATGGTGTTATATACTTCTACGGAAGAGACTGAAAAAGACTCCAAGGAGGAGAAGTCCCCTCGGGAATTGCTTCTCAGTCTGGATTTAAGGAATATGGGAGATAAGAGGGTGGAAGACATCGTGGGCTATCCTCTTCCCGGAAGAAATTGGTTTTTGACTCTGAGCGGAAGGTTTTGA